The Pseudanabaena sp. PCC 6802 genomic interval ACTTAAGAGCCAGGGTTTGGGCTTCATGACTGACGGTGTCACCATACTCCAGTACCTTTGCGAGATACTCGTCATCGCCCGATATATTAGCCCCAAGAAACTTGGCTGCCATTGCACAGCTAGAGGAATTGCAGGTTCGGTCTGGCATTGTGTAGTTGTCGGTTTGCGGGTAGAAAGGCACGCCCAATACTTGGGGAGAGTAAACTACAGGCTGCCGCTTTCCTTGCGGAGCAAGCTTGAACGTACCTGCATGTGTTGAGTTCAGTAGATCTGCGAGCTTTTTGACCTCGCAGTTGGTGGGCACCGATCTAATAGCAATACCACCATCCATCTCGTAAATCGTCCCATCGCCAAAGAAATCAAGCCAGGTCATGGGCGGCCTCCAATTAACTTAGACAAAAAGCCAGCGCGAGAAGCCTGAACCAGATCTTCCTTATCGGGACCAGGTAATCCTTTGGGAGTGTACAAGTCTCCGACGTTGACCCTTCCAGCTATGGCCGCTAAAGCGCCGCCCCCCGTGACTAAATGGGTCAAGCCAATGAGCAAGCGCTCAACATCCCTAATATCCTGGGCGCTTTCCGGTAGATGGCGGGCGGCAATATTGGCAACCGGTGGCACGACGACACCCACGACAAGGGCGCAGATCGCAACTAGCGACCCGCGAACAGAGGAGGATTCGAGAAAGCTTTTGGGTTTCATGGAGTTAGCTTGCCTAGTTCGGTGAGCGTAATGGCAGCGGTGTAGAGTTTACCATCGCGGCCAAAATCGATATTTGCGCCAACGAGGAACTTGGCGAAGTAAGCAAGGGAGCCGTCAACCCCAGATGCGATGGTGCCAACACTTTGCCTTGTGGGAGAGGCTTCAAACTCTACAAGCTTGTCAATTTCGTCGATTAGGGTAACGCCAGTGAAAGTCCCTAAACGGATGGCTTTGTCTTGCTGTGCGGTTATCTTACTTAGTCCCAAGTAAAAATCCTCGTAACCAATCGAACTAAAGCTCCACAGGTGTTTCGCTTCGCCGCTTGGGGCGGCGATCAGAGAGTTCAGATTAAGGGTGTGCCTGAAGCTCGGACGCTGATCGCTTACCTCAATACGAGGCGTGTAGCTGGTGAAGCGTTTGAGAGTGACTGTTGTAGCGCCAAGAGTTAAGGTGAGCATAGGACTACCTCGGGACTTTGTAAGATTTACCGATCGCCGAGTACTTGGGCATCACAACACCAACGATTTCGCCGATCCTGAGGCTGGCATTACTCTCGTAGTCTGTAAAAACCCTTGAGCCATCCGATAGCTCAAGCTCGTATTTGCCGTTAGCTGGATCGCGGCGGATAAACCTACCAGTGGAGGTGGCACGATTGCGCTCCCGCAGCTCGCGAGCGGCGACTTTTTGAGAGCGATCGCTACTCTTGCGGAGAGATTCCGATTGAGCTAGGCGCAGGGCCTCAGGCAGGCTTGATAGGGGTGCCATTAAATTTCGGGTTCCTAATCTCATGTTTTTGGGTAAAGCTGCCAGTTGCCCCTCGAATTGCTAGATAGTAGCCCGTCGGCAGCGCGACATTTGCGCCGAAAGATTGGCCTGCAATCCTGGCTTCAATTTGCCTGCCATTGTACTTGACCTGAGCGGATTGGAAGTTCGTAGACCGCAAGGAAGCGATCTTGGGAGACTGGTAGATTATGCCATTGTCGGGATTTAAGATTTTCAAGCAGGGGTGCGGTGTTGGCTCGTTGGGATAAGTGTCGATAGTCACCGCCCATCCTTGTGTAGGATTCGGCAGCCCGAGAGCTTCGCCAGGGCCGCCCAGATCCTTACTGGGCAAATAAGTAATCGCTATGCCATCTCCGTAGTAAAGTTCGCCCGCGATCTCGAAGCCAGTACCGCCGAACAGCCGGAACTCGAACGCAATTTCCCATTGCTTGAGGCTAATAGGATTGGACAAAACGATGCCGCCTATTTTCTGAATCCCGATGTCGGGAATCAGCTTGATTACGTCCTTGTCTATTTGAGCTACCCCTTCCAAGCCAGCGGCAACAAACTTTTCTTCTTTCTTGATAACTTGAACTGCTGGCCTTGGACGCGATCGCCAGATTTCCCTAAAAAGCCCTTGCGTTGGTACCGGGCCAATCGCTTCGCCAATTCTGGGGGCGGAATTGCTGACGAGCGAGCCGCCACTGAGTACGCTGTTACCAAGGGTTTGGTATTTGGAGGTACCGCTCGCCACGTCGTAGCCCGCGTAGGCGGCAGGCAAAATCGCCTCTTCAGCCTCCGCCTCTCTTTGCGCAAGCTTGCGGAGGCGATCGCTCGTCTTTTGTTGGGAGGCTAGGTAGGCGCTGTTCATGGGAAAGCGGTGTAGACAAAGCTATCAATAGAGATTTGCTGGTTGAGCAGGATAGTAGTCGTGTTCAAAGCCAGATCGCCATCGCCATCCGCGATACTGACGGTGCCGCCAAATTTGAGTAAATCGCCGCTGGTAGTAGCTTCAAAGCGGACAGCGGTGCCCGAGGCTACGGCTGTAGCGGGGCCGATCGAATTGGCGGTAGCAGATCCGCTTGCCGCCGCTGGAGCGAGCGGATTGGGTAGCGTAAAGGTGGCAAGGAGAACGTTGGCATTGTCGTAGATTTTGATTTTGCCACCGTTGAGCGAAGACAGAACCGTATCTACATGCGCGTTGCGGACTGCGGTGGTGTGAGTTAATGCCATATTTAAAATCCGTAAACAAACCAAAAATCAACAACCGCATCGGCACCTCCAGCCTCAGCGACGAATTGGCCGCGCACGAACTGCGCTGGCACCAGAATTGGATTTGAGACAAAGTAAACCCCGTTAGTCGTTACGTTTATGTCAGCGCCGATCTTCGCCCAATTTGCGCCATCGGGGCTAATCTCGACATTCAAATCGACCGAGGTATTAATCGAATCGACCTTGTAGTAAATCCCGATTTTGTTGTGCCCATAGCACGGGAAGTCGGCTGTGAAGCCCGGATCGACAAGCTGATAGGTATTTACGACCTGTCGAATTCCGATCAAACTCGTCAAGCTATTCGGCGCGTAAGGATCGACGTTACTGCCAGCTCCTTCCGCTTTGAGATAAACCTCTGCGCCGTCTGCGTTTCTCGCCTTAATATTTGCCACTACAGTACTCCTAAAGTAAGCGAATTTTCGCGCAAGTCGATCCTGAAATCTATTGCGCCAGGGTCGGTATAAGCGTATGCGGTCGCCGCCAGTTCGCAGATGCCGCAAGTCGCCAACAGGACGTTGCCGGACACCTCGCCTTCTGCCGCCACAGAGCAGGCACCTACATTTGCCGCCAGTTGTGCGCGTAACAGAGGATTTACCAACTGCACGCCGTTGGCCTCGATCAGGATGCCATTGGCGACGATGTAGGACTCGGTTTGGGTGTGGCTGTAGGTAAGGCCGTCCAATAGCAGTTTATAGGTGGCACCCTTATAGACTGCATCCACGCGCATGAGGGGCTTTACAGAGCTAGACAGCCAGGCATCCGACACGCGGAAGCCTATTCTGCGCCCGAATCGCCTGCCTACGATCAGGCGATTAAAAATCAGTCCATACTGGTATAGCTGCTCGTTTGAGGTGCAGCCTTCGACTGAGATAGGCCGCTTGCGCTGCACAAAGCCACCTCCCGCCAAAGGCTGGGTAAGCACCGCCGCTTTGATTTGGCGTTCCTTTTGCGAGCGATCTGGATTGCGGTATTCGACGGCGGGCGGTTGTAGATCCGGGGTATTGCCGCGCTGTACGATGTCATCCCTACTCGGATCGCTGGCGGGAGCGTAGGGCTGCACCACATCGGGGTTTACCCTCACCCAGGCCACGCGATAGCGCTCCGTAGCGACCCAAATCCCGGATTTAGGCGGATCTTCCCGCCAATTTTTCTGGTAGCTTTCGCTAAAGCGCATCGACTTAAAGACCCCATCATTGGGGCTGACGCGGATGCCCACTTCCCTCGTTTCGGAGTCGATCGATTCGACCAGATTATCGGACGAGTATTTCCAGGTAATAATCTCTTCCTTAGTCTGGATAGGTGCGGTACTTGGATTCTCTGTGTAAACCAGCGTAATTGGCTCGGAGACCCGGATCTCCCGCCTGAAAATTCGCCCGAGATTATCGAACCACGATAGGTCGTCGGTCGTGGTGACGGTTATTAGCCGCAGAGGATCGGCAATAATTCCGCCCCCAAGATTACTTACGTTGCCGCCAGATTCGGAGGGCTTGGGAGGCTTTGCAGCAACGAAAGGCTTCTCGATAGTCGTGACTACTCTTTGCCGCCGAGTGACCGGATCGTAGCCGTAATCAATTATGGTCTTGCGCTCTTTGATTACCGATCGGTAGGGCTGGTTATTGCCCGGCAGAAACTCGCCCACCGTCCCGTACTCCACCAAAGTGGTAGTGCTACCAAGATTCGGATTAATCAAATCGTAAGCCACGCCGCTGACGATCAGTTCCTCAACGGGGATTTCGTTGCCTTTGCTCGGCTCCCAGATCGTTTCGTCTTTGCCTACTTCAAGGCTGAGATAAGCTGCCTGCGCAAAGTCGATCGCCGTATTCCGCGCCGTGCCAGAGCTATCGCAGTAGAGAAATTGATTCACTGCGCGAGCCAGGGTGCCTGCTTGCTCGGCGTACCCACCGCCGCGTTTGGGCAGCGGGTAGTCAAAGGAGCCGCTAATCGAGGTCAGCGAGTGGGGGATTTGGGCAGCGTCAAGGATTCTGCCGATTACAGTGTGGCGCGGGGTGCTCACGCCGATCTGTACGCCAGACACGTCGCTGTCTGGCTCGCGGAAATTGTTGAGCGAAATAGCACAGCCAAGCTGGATAGCGAAGTCGCTGTTAATCTCCGCGTCGGTTGGCTCGTCAAGGATATAAAGCTTGCCGCATGGGTGGTTCGCGAACGTGCCGGAATCGTTGCGTACCTGCACCTGTACGCTCTGTCCCCGCGCCCACTGAGTGGGGTTGAGTTCGTAGCGCGGATCGCTAGGCAGTGCGTTGAAATTGGCTGGCAGCGATAGCGTGAGTTTAGCCTCAATTTCGATCAAGCCATCGTCAAGCTCGGTGTACCCCGTCGTAAACTCGGTCACCCAGTCACTCCAGTCCTGGGTGCCGATAATTACGGATAAAGCCTTGGCGGCGATGATGGTCGTCATAGGCGGGCGAGCCTCATCTGCTGGCGACTAT includes:
- a CDS encoding lectin-like domain-containing protein encodes the protein MNSAYLASQQKTSDRLRKLAQREAEAEEAILPAAYAGYDVASGTSKYQTLGNSVLSGGSLVSNSAPRIGEAIGPVPTQGLFREIWRSRPRPAVQVIKKEEKFVAAGLEGVAQIDKDVIKLIPDIGIQKIGGIVLSNPISLKQWEIAFEFRLFGGTGFEIAGELYYGDGIAITYLPSKDLGGPGEALGLPNPTQGWAVTIDTYPNEPTPHPCLKILNPDNGIIYQSPKIASLRSTNFQSAQVKYNGRQIEARIAGQSFGANVALPTGYYLAIRGATGSFTQKHEIRNPKFNGTPIKPA
- a CDS encoding C39 family peptidase — encoded protein: MTWLDFFGDGTIYEMDGGIAIRSVPTNCEVKKLADLLNSTHAGTFKLAPQGKRQPVVYSPQVLGVPFYPQTDNYTMPDRTCNSSSCAMAAKFLGANISGDDEYLAKVLEYGDTVSHEAQTLALKFYGLESIWRTDLGFTDIDTQLAHGKPVPIAILHRGTEEAPTGGHVICVIGRHEDGAYVCHDPYGDLKDGYLSAVENGRSVVYSRKIFKSRWLPEGFRSGWGRIF